Proteins from one Ipomoea triloba cultivar NCNSP0323 chromosome 1, ASM357664v1 genomic window:
- the LOC116030083 gene encoding sporamin B-like — translation MKTLALLFFTLSLFLLPNPTHSTRNPIRLPTADVAAASGAPVLDSDGDELRAGGTYYIVSVIRAFGGVKLVRLDSATGCASDVIIAHELDKGNPVMITPEDPNATVVLQSTHQSLRFSIPTFFLCVFNVSWEVQKDPISGEGFVKAGDVVSYKFMIEQDTSLSPTLNAYKITHCPFDICYNLGLYFDELVGARRLALSDYPHAFVFQKSGAV, via the coding sequence ATGAAAACCCTCGCACTCCTCTTTTTCACACTTTCCCTCTTTCTCCTCCCCAACCCAACTCATTCCACGCGCAACCCCATCCGCCTTCCCACCGCCGATGTAGCAGCCGCGTCCGGCGCTCCGGTGCTGGACTCCGACGGAGACGAGCTCCGGGCCGGCGGAACATACTACATAGTCTCCGTCATACGGGCCTTCGGAGGTGTGAAACTTGTTCGTTTGGATTCGGCGACCGGATGCGCAAGCGACGTGATCATAGCCCACGAATTAGACAAAGGCAACCCCGTTATGATCACGCCGGAGGACCCGAACGCCACCGTCGTCTTGCAGTCGACTCACCAGAGCTTACGTTTCTCCATTCCGACGTTCTTTCTTTGTGTATTTAACGTATCTTGGGAGGTTCAGAAAGACCCTATATCCGGGGAAGGTTTCGTGAAGGCCGGCGATGTTGTCTCGTACAAGTTCATGATTGAGCAGGACACATCTCTGAGTCCGACCCTTAACGCTTACAAAATAACTCACTGTCCTTTCGATATATGCTACAACCTTGGTTTGTACTTCGACGAGTTGGTTGGCGCTAGGCGTTTGGCTCTCAGTGATTACCCACATGCTTTTGTGTTTCAGAAATCTGGTGCTGTGTAA
- the LOC115998061 gene encoding cyclin-dependent kinase F-4-like, whose amino-acid sequence MMEWSDGLQLASSTGYQFSTVLIPSASEDTINLITSLCSWDPYKRPTVVEVLQQSSSFLSELLLCSTSLRSGVAFARTTQSGWSLVIGTLLPSDLLFLR is encoded by the exons ATGATGGAATGGTCTGACGGACTTCAACTTGCCAGTTCTACTGGCTACCAGTTTTCCACAG TGTTGATACCATCTGCTAGTGAGGACACTATTAATCTTATTACA TCACTTTGCTCATGGGATCCCTACAAGAGGCCAACTGTTGTGGAGGTCCTTCAGCAATCATCATCCTTTCTTTCAG AGTTGCTTCTATGTTCCACATCTCTGCGGTCTGGTGTAGCCTTCGCAAGAACCACCCAAtctg GTTGGAGTCTTGTTATCGGAACACTTCTTCCATCTGATCTTTTGTTTCTTAGATAA